In Lycium barbarum isolate Lr01 chromosome 9, ASM1917538v2, whole genome shotgun sequence, the DNA window ATTTTTGAATTTGAAAAGTGTTCCTGGATCTACTGGAAAGAATAGTGTTCCTCGATCTTGATTTAAATGACATGTTGTTAAGTGTTCCGTATTGGTTGAGGGAATAGATTGTTGCTTCCTTGTATGATCTTGGTCAATTCttaagctagcttttggggttacGCTCAAAGTCCATTTTTCTTTCCATGGTATTGGTGCTGGACCCATCCCTATTCTTTTCTTGGTTACTCAGTATAAGCTCCCATAGTCCCATATTATATTGTCCACGCACCACATGTGTAGACTTGGGCATGCGGAGTGCCGGGTGTCCCACATTAGTTGAATGGACGAACTATTATCTCCTTGTATGGTATTGCGCAATCCTCATCTCATGAATtaacttttggggttgagttcCCAAGGTCCAGTTTCTTATCAGTATCAAGTGCCAGTAATTTGCATGCTAGAAACGTGAGTATTTTGTCTTCCACAATATTGTAATTATTGGTGCATTTATCTCCAGTTAATATATTTCGATTATTTCCTACTTCCTAGTTCCTACCGTCATCAATCTGTTGGACCTTGACTGTTCTTGTTgcctttttcatttcattaaaTCTCTATCCAATGACCCAATATATCTCGATTTTGAATTTTTGGGTATGTGCCATTGGGAATGGGGATCTACCTTTCTATTTTTGATGGGCTTTGTTACCTGCAGCGGAGAAAGTTAATCACATTCAAGAGTCTTCTGATGCTTAATGCTTTGCGAATGGGATTTTGAGAGATATACCTACTTTGATGGTGCTCAGACAGTTATAGTAATTTTACATCAACGTGCATTCTGCCTGTTAAAACTTTCAGTGCATTTACTGGTTAGCTTCTGGTGGTTTAGGGAAGATTTTAATGGTTTACTTCCTTTTTTCGGGTTTCTTTGTGGTTGCACCAGAAAGTACTGCTTTTTTTAAAAGTTGGCTATCTGCAAGATAATACAACTACAGTGCTTCATCATTGGATTATTTGCAATATATGTTCTCTTTGTTTCTATGGTAGCTAAACTATTTCCGATTATAAATGGCTTGCAAAATTATGTCTTCTGAACATTTCGAGGAAGTTTTGCAAcaatttcattttcttcttgtcaTCATCCTTTTACTGATTGGATAATGGTAAACTATTGATTTGTGATGGACTCATGTATTTTCCCCTTGTAATGGTATATTATCTAATATCTTTAGGTTATTGCAAACCGAGCAGCTGAAATACTTGGCCATAAGCGCGGAGACAAACATGTGCATCCAAATGACCATGTAAATAGATCGCAATCTTCAAATGATACATTTCCTACGGTAAGGCTCCTTTTAATGTTACTTTTGTTGCAAGATATGATTCTATTCGTTTTACCAAATTATGCTGATTTCTCAGTGATGGGTATTTTTTCATGTGTAGGTGATGCACATTGCTGCAGCAATGGAGCTGAATAAAAGATTAGTACCAAACTTGAAGCAGTTGCATACTTCACTAGATTCAAAGGTTGACTTATAAGTTACCTTTCACTCAAATATAGATAATCTATGTACGCTATATTTATCCACCCCCTGCCCCCAAAAACTTCTGAAGCACTTTATACAACATGATGTGGTTTTTGCTTTATGCAATTGTGCTTTCTTGTTGATCCGGACTCTTTGTATTGACTGTATTTATGGTGAGTGGTTAGCAGCCAATGCAACAATCTTAAGTTGCCATGTTCTCTGTGACTCTCTTGTAGAACATGGTTAATCAAATTACGCTTTACAGGATATATTGGAGTATTGATGCACAATATTGCAATTCTTGCCTATCCGGTCATTAGTGCTCGAAACATAGCAACTTGCCCTTTTCAAAATTGTAGGTGCAAATTGGTGAATTTGGTTTTTTATTATGATGAAGAAGAATAAGAAAAGTCAAAGACGCTAAAAAAAGTGCATTAGATAGGAGCATTATGCTATATCCATTGTCAGTTCCTCTGGAATATTTTATGTTTTTAATTAGATTCTGCTACAATACTATATAACCAAATCAAAAGTGCGGCTCAATTGTTTGGAATACTTTTACAGGACAACAAAGATAAAACAGCAACTTCTTTCTCTTTGTTTAGCACATTAATTATCGTCAAGTCAATGTTTTTTGCCCCAAACTTCAACAAATTCTATGCTTTAGGATCTAACTGTGTCATCGTAGCCTGTTTATCTCTGTTGGCAAACTAATTTGATCTTCAAGACTAATGCTAATATGGCTCATACATTGTTTGACGTAATTTGCTATTTTCATTCAAACTCTGCTGCTTGCCTTGGCAGCTAGTACAATATATGCTCACACAAAATCTTCTCAGTTTTCATACTTGGTAATATCACTACCAATTCCTTTAGTAACTAGGCCGCTTCACTGTCCAATTACTTTTACCAGTCGGTCGAATTCAAGGACATTATCAAGATTGGGCGAACCCACACACAAGATGCAACGCCTTTGACTCTTGGACAGGAGTTTAGTGGCTATGCAACTCAAGTAAGCTCTATTGACATTCAGCATTTAAATGCTAAAGTTGTAACTATTCCCTTAAAGGGTTCTTTGCTGTTGTAGGTGAAATATGGAATCGATAGAGTATTATGTACCCTTCCACGCATGTATCAGGTTCTTTCATAACCCTTTAATTTCCTTATTCCTCTTTTTGCGCTGTTTTAACTGATAACAGCTTCATTGAGCAGCTCGCGCAAGGAGGCACAGCAGTGGGGACAGGATTGAATACAAAGAAAGGGTAAGTGTTCCATTAAGGTTGGATTAGTGGTCAATTTCAGCCATGAGCCAACCAATCCTCCACTATTGGTGTGTGAAAGTAGGGGGAACATTGTAGCTGCCCAATCCCttgattttgtttttctcttGCTGTTTCACCCTTTCACATGTCCTATTTCAGCCATGCCATATGTTTTGAATTGTGGTTATATTATGTTGAATCTCCATAGGTTTGACATAAAGATCGCTGCAGCAGTTGCAGAGGAAACAAATTTGCCATTTGTAACAGCTGAAAACAAGTTTGAAGCATTGGTAATATCCTGATTCTTGAGTGTATTGCTTGTGAATTGAAGATTGTGGTTGCTTGCTCATTGTTTTTAATAGAACGCGAGGAGAATCACAACAAGTatttagtttttgaagattctGGCATTGACAGGCTGCTCATGATGCATTTGCTGAAACTAGCGGAGCCTTAAATACGGTGGCTGCTTCCCTTATGAAGATTGGGAATGATATACGCTTTTTGGGAAGGTATGCTTTTCATATGTATTATTTCCTCTGTAGGTGGCTATCTTTTGAGGATTTTCAGAGCTTAGAAGGACGTCTGTTCCACCAGTTATATGATTTTGTCGACTTCTTTTCATTTGGTAAATTCACATTCTTTCTTACTCAGTGGTCCCCGCTGTGGTCTTGGCGAGCTCATTCTTCCTGAAAATGAACCTGGAAGCAGTATAATGCCTGTAACTTCATTTCCTTTAAATCTGTCTGAAAGAATATGTATGCATCCTCTGGTCATGTTTATCCctttctttccaatattaacatAAATGAATTCCATTGCAGGGTAAGGTAAATCCTACGCAGTGTGAGGCTCTCACCATGGTCTGTGCTCAGGTAACATTTCTGTCCAATGGATGATGTAATCAAATGTCTTGAAGCTTTAGTTTGACTTCGAGTTACAGCGTGTTGAGTTCCAACTTCGAAGACATTCATTTATATGGCTGGGTTTACTGAGTTCTTTGTTTTTAAGTTTAATGGTTAAACCTCTTTTGAACTGCAGGTTATGGGGAATCATGTGGCTGTTACTGTTGGTGCATCAAATGGCCATTTTGAGTTGAATGTCTTCAAGCCGATGATTGCTAATGCTCTCCTACATGTACGCCCTCTCTTTTATTTTCGCTTTATGTGAACGCTAAATCAGATTATGGTGTGCATTTTCAAATATAGCTGCAGTAAGAGAGAAGCATGTGGGGTggagtaacaacaacaacataccaggggtctggggagggtagagtgtatgcaccTTGGAGTGAAGTCCAAAATTATTCTCTTCTTGTGACTAATTTGTGGTTTCTGAACCTTTCCTTTCTTTCTATAAATTAAGAGGCATATGTGTTCTTTatcagatttctgctattatctgttatttcctgtgctttgattatcctgtgttatctgtgtcgcttgcattatttcatttcatatcgctttgactctcttaaccttatctgacttatttttatgcttttattgagccgagggtcttttggaaacagccgtcctaccttggtaggagtaaggtctgcgtacactctaccctccccagaccccacgatgtgggatttcactgggttgttgttgttgttatgtgttctttatcaaaaaaaaaaaaaaaaaaaaaaggcatgtgTGTTCTTATTACTTCAGTACCATTGATGTTTAAATGGACCATATCTGCggtggcggagccaggaatttgCACAAGGGGATTCGAAAGAAATTGCTAGAATGTCACACTTGGATTTGAACCTATGACCTAAAATACTTTTTGGACCCCCTTTGTCACTTTACTAAAAATTTTCCTTATGTCAAGGTAACTCAACAATTTGTTATACCAAAaaagagctccatttctttcctaTTTAAACAGTATAATTTTTCAACGAAAGACATTCAATTGAACCCCCTTTCTTCAACTTAGCTTCGCCCCTGCATAT includes these proteins:
- the LOC132608826 gene encoding fumarate hydratase 1, mitochondrial-like, coding for MAMFIAARRLSGGSALSDSLRYTSCWRFFSTSFREERDTFGPILVPQDKLWGAQTQRSLQNFEIGGDRERMPEPIIRAFGILKKCAAKVNMDYGLDQSIGKAIMQAAEEVAEGKLNDHFPLVVWQTGSGTQSNMNANEVIANRAAEILGHKRGDKHVHPNDHVNRSQSSNDTFPTVMHIAAAMELNKRLVPNLKQLHTSLDSKSVEFKDIIKIGRTHTQDATPLTLGQEFSGYATQVKYGIDRVLCTLPRMYQLAQGGTAVGTGLNTKKGFDIKIAAAVAEETNLPFVTAENKFEALAAHDAFAETSGALNTVAASLMKIGNDIRFLGSGPRCGLGELILPENEPGSSIMPGKVNPTQCEALTMVCAQVMGNHVAVTVGASNGHFELNVFKPMIANALLHSVRLLGDASSSFEKNCVRGIQANRERIAKLLHESLMLVTCLNPKIGYDNAAAAAKKAHKEGTSLKDAALSLGVLNSEEFDQLVVPEKMIGPTD